In a genomic window of Diabrotica undecimpunctata isolate CICGRU chromosome 2, icDiaUnde3, whole genome shotgun sequence:
- the LOC140433640 gene encoding uncharacterized protein has product MANTFIHQTTRIVVLAIVDSNSKFITVDVGSYGKEGDSSIFKKSVMGKNIMDNKFNFLEPQCLPVTDVKLGYYLIGDEAFGLDTAMMKPYTKRDAKNDLSKQVFNYRLCRGRRVSENAFRLLAQVFRIFYTPIAIAPETCDDLILVSCCLPNLLREGFLEESGKSVYRLNSSDVTSHPNMQSLIHTGGYTNKTGFTVRDELRKYFTSEAGKVSWQEDHVKRTN; this is encoded by the coding sequence ATGGCAAACACGTTCATTCATCAAACAACACGTATTGTAGTCTTAGCGATTGTGGACTCTAATAGCAAGTTTATAACGGTAGATGTCGGTTCTTATGGCAAAGAGGGAGACAGtagtattttcaaaaaatctGTAATGGGAAAAAATATTATGGAcaacaaatttaattttcttgAGCCTCAGTGCCTTCCAGTAACTGATGTAAAACTAGGTTACTATTTAATAGGAGATGAAGCTTTTGGTCTTGACACTGCCATGATGAAACCTTATACAAAAAGAGACGCGAAGAATGATTTAAGTAAACAAGTTTTTAATTATCGACTTTGTCGGGGTAGAAGAGTTTCAGAAAATGCATTTAGGTTGTTGGCCCAggtatttagaatattttacacACCAATAGCGATTGCTCCAGAAACATGTGATGACCTAATATTAGTTAGCTGTTGTTTACCTAACCTACTACGTGAAGGCTTTCTAGAAGAATCTGGGAAATCTGTTTATCGGTTGAATAGTTCCGATGTAACGTCACATCCAAATATGCAGTCTTTAATTCACACAGGCGGTTATACAAATAAAACCGGATTTACCGTAAGAGATGAGTTGAGAAAATATTTTACTTCTGAGGCTGGTAAAGTTTCTTGGCAAGAGGATCACGTAAAAAGaacaaactaa